One genomic segment of Streptomyces sp. NBC_00239 includes these proteins:
- a CDS encoding anti-sigma factor family protein: MTRQQHEDELLGPYVLGVLDEPDIRRLEQHLADCDRCGRELAELREMEAALGEVPEEAFLEGPPPGGDLLLQRTLRQARAEREAGRRRSWAVAGLAAAASLAAVFWLGTQAGGGTTTVAVRPPAPTVTAPAPTPPPGTRVASATDRGSGVRMTVRVTPAARWVRVHAAVTGVPAGERCRLVVVSRDGTRTTAGGWVVGGAAHGEGKGASLDGSAAVAPDDVKEVVVENESGRTFVSVPV, from the coding sequence ATGACCCGGCAGCAGCACGAAGACGAACTCCTCGGCCCGTACGTCCTCGGCGTACTCGACGAACCCGACATCCGGCGGCTGGAACAGCACCTCGCGGACTGCGACCGGTGCGGCCGGGAACTGGCGGAGCTGCGGGAGATGGAGGCGGCGCTCGGGGAGGTCCCGGAGGAGGCGTTCCTGGAGGGCCCGCCGCCGGGCGGCGACCTGCTGCTCCAGCGCACGCTGCGGCAGGCCCGCGCCGAACGCGAGGCCGGTCGGCGGCGGTCATGGGCGGTCGCCGGACTGGCTGCGGCCGCGTCGCTGGCGGCGGTGTTCTGGCTGGGCACCCAGGCGGGCGGCGGTACCACGACGGTGGCGGTCCGGCCGCCGGCGCCGACGGTCACCGCGCCCGCCCCGACTCCCCCGCCGGGCACGAGGGTGGCGTCGGCGACGGACCGGGGCAGCGGGGTGCGGATGACGGTCCGCGTGACGCCCGCCGCCCGGTGGGTACGGGTGCACGCCGCGGTCACCGGAGTGCCGGCCGGCGAGCGGTGCCGGCTGGTGGTCGTGTCGCGGGACGGTACGCGCACCACGGCCGGCGGCTGGGTGGTCGGCGGCGCCGCGCACGGCGAGGGCAAGGGGGCGTCCCTGGACGGCTCCGCCGCGGTCGCGCCGGACGACGTCAAGGAGGTCGTCGTCGAGAACGAGTCCGGCCGCACCTTCGTGTCGGTGCCGGTCTGA
- a CDS encoding sigma-70 family RNA polymerase sigma factor, protein MAGLWSRARRNTGDEVLIRSLYEEHGHALLAYATKLTGDRAAAEDVVQETLIRAWKHPEVMVNGKGSVRGWLLTVTRNIVTDRYRAKAARPAEVAGSPSSPPTEPDHADGVVDSMAVLGALDRLSPDHRDVLVQLYFHQRSVAEAADALGVPAGTVKSRSHYALKALREAFTNDDGPGTGNRPAGLQEVAA, encoded by the coding sequence ATGGCAGGACTGTGGTCCCGCGCCCGGCGGAACACGGGCGACGAGGTACTGATCAGGTCCCTGTACGAGGAACACGGCCATGCGCTGCTGGCCTACGCGACCAAGCTGACCGGGGACCGGGCCGCCGCGGAGGACGTCGTACAGGAAACCCTGATCCGGGCCTGGAAGCACCCGGAGGTGATGGTCAACGGGAAGGGTTCGGTGCGCGGCTGGCTGCTGACGGTGACCCGCAACATCGTCACCGACCGGTACCGGGCGAAGGCCGCGCGGCCCGCGGAGGTCGCCGGATCCCCGTCGTCGCCGCCCACCGAACCCGACCACGCGGACGGCGTCGTGGACAGCATGGCCGTGCTGGGCGCGCTCGACCGGCTGTCGCCGGACCACCGGGACGTGCTGGTGCAGCTCTACTTCCACCAGCGCAGCGTCGCCGAGGCGGCCGACGCCCTCGGCGTCCCGGCGGGGACGGTCAAGTCCCGCTCCCATTACGCCCTCAAGGCATTGCGCGAGGCGTTCACGAACGACGACGGCCCCGGTACGGGAAACAGGCCCGCCGGACTCCAGGAGGTGGCGGCATGA
- a CDS encoding DUF1996 domain-containing protein: MARRDRGRTPLLLFLVCAALGGLLASALLGAARSATPDPADAAAGELVDVRSLPDEPPGPDRTGPDASTGTVDLDCGRNEEGHYNQDNLVVSPGLRHGAHHTHAYVGNLSTDAGSTDASLAAADTTCVGGDRSTYYWPVLRRPDRPARAAFERAAGHGNSGEVLRPAAVSLRFDGNPVGKVVAMPRFLRAMTGNAVAHTQGDDTDVRARWGCAGFPGRATTGYPRCPAGDRLTRTLVFPSCWNGLDTQSPGHRAHLSFPDAAGVCPGGFFAVPRLTLRLAYDVPYGAPVALDSFPEQRHSPRTDHAMFVNVMTDGQMARVVDCLNRGRAC, from the coding sequence ATGGCCCGACGTGACCGGGGGCGCACCCCGCTGCTGCTCTTCCTCGTGTGCGCGGCGCTCGGCGGTCTCCTGGCATCCGCCCTGCTCGGAGCCGCCCGTTCGGCAACGCCGGATCCGGCGGACGCCGCCGCCGGGGAGCTCGTCGACGTCCGGAGCCTGCCGGACGAGCCGCCCGGGCCGGACCGTACCGGACCGGACGCCTCCACCGGGACCGTCGACCTCGACTGCGGCCGCAACGAGGAAGGCCACTACAACCAGGACAACCTCGTCGTCTCCCCCGGCCTGCGGCACGGCGCCCACCACACGCACGCGTACGTCGGGAACCTGTCCACGGACGCCGGCTCGACGGACGCGAGCCTGGCCGCCGCGGACACCACCTGCGTCGGCGGCGACCGCTCGACCTACTACTGGCCGGTCCTGCGCCGCCCCGACCGGCCCGCCCGCGCGGCCTTCGAGCGGGCCGCCGGACACGGCAACTCCGGGGAGGTCCTGCGGCCGGCCGCCGTCTCGCTCCGCTTCGACGGCAACCCGGTCGGCAAGGTCGTCGCGATGCCCCGGTTCCTGCGGGCCATGACGGGCAACGCGGTCGCCCACACCCAGGGCGACGACACGGATGTTCGGGCCCGCTGGGGCTGCGCGGGCTTCCCCGGCCGGGCGACGACCGGCTATCCGCGCTGCCCGGCGGGCGACCGGCTCACCCGCACCCTCGTCTTCCCCAGCTGTTGGAACGGGCTGGACACGCAGAGCCCCGGGCACCGCGCGCACCTGTCGTTCCCCGACGCGGCCGGCGTCTGCCCGGGCGGCTTCTTCGCCGTGCCCCGGCTGACGCTGCGCCTCGCGTACGACGTACCGTACGGGGCGCCGGTCGCGCTGGACTCGTTCCCGGAGCAGCGGCACAGCCCGCGCACCGACCACGCCATGTTCGTCAACGTGATGACGGACGGGCAGATGGCGCGCGTCGTGGACTGCCTCAATCGCGGACGTGCCTGCTGA
- a CDS encoding superinfection immunity protein yields MLGTLLAGVITAVVWVLGVLLFLLPTLIAFNRQTPYRWWVLFINLVFGASFIGWIVALVLARRHPRTATA; encoded by the coding sequence ATGCTGGGAACGCTCTTGGCCGGCGTCATCACAGCGGTGGTCTGGGTGCTCGGCGTCCTGCTCTTCCTGCTGCCGACGCTGATCGCCTTCAACCGGCAGACGCCCTACCGCTGGTGGGTCCTCTTCATCAACCTGGTCTTCGGCGCCTCGTTCATCGGGTGGATCGTGGCACTGGTCCTGGCACGCCGGCACCCCAGGACCGCCACGGCGTGA
- a CDS encoding alpha/beta fold hydrolase, producing the protein MTVFTSYDGTKLGYSVFGDGSPVICLPGGPMQDSRYLGQLGGLTAHRQLIMLDPRGTGRSEVPADTASYRCDRLVDDVEALRTHLGLDRIDVLAHSAGTNLAVLYAARHPERVGRLALITPSAAAAGIAVTGEGRQATARLRRDEPWFPAAYAALEELVAGRGGADSAAAIAPFFHGRWDEAAQRFQAANDERRNNEAAAACGAEGAYDPAATRAALGRFASPVLVVGGEFDVNSPPSSTAEFAGLFPHAEHVVLQGAGHFPWRDDAEGFVAATAAFLA; encoded by the coding sequence ATGACTGTCTTCACTTCGTACGACGGGACCAAGCTTGGCTACAGCGTGTTCGGAGACGGCTCTCCGGTGATCTGCCTGCCCGGCGGGCCCATGCAGGACTCCCGGTACCTCGGACAGCTCGGGGGGCTGACCGCGCACCGGCAGTTGATCATGCTGGATCCCCGGGGTACCGGACGCTCGGAGGTGCCCGCGGACACCGCCTCGTACCGCTGCGACCGGCTCGTGGACGACGTGGAGGCGCTGCGGACGCATCTCGGTCTCGACCGGATCGACGTGCTGGCGCACTCCGCGGGCACCAACCTGGCGGTGCTGTACGCGGCCCGCCATCCGGAGCGCGTCGGCCGGCTCGCGCTGATCACGCCGAGCGCGGCGGCCGCGGGCATCGCGGTCACCGGCGAGGGCCGGCAGGCGACGGCGCGGCTGCGGCGGGACGAGCCGTGGTTCCCGGCGGCGTACGCGGCGCTGGAGGAGCTCGTGGCCGGGCGGGGCGGCGCGGACAGTGCGGCGGCGATCGCGCCGTTCTTCCACGGCCGGTGGGACGAGGCGGCGCAGCGGTTCCAGGCTGCCAACGACGAGCGGCGCAACAACGAGGCCGCGGCCGCCTGCGGCGCCGAGGGTGCCTACGACCCGGCCGCCACGCGTGCGGCGCTCGGACGTTTCGCGTCGCCGGTACTGGTGGTGGGTGGGGAGTTCGACGTGAATTCGCCGCCGTCCTCGACGGCCGAGTTCGCCGGGCTGTTCCCGCACGCCGAGCACGTCGTGCTGCAAGGCGCCGGGCACTTCCCGTGGCGGGACGACGCGGAGGGGTTCGTGGCGGCCACCGCGGCGTTCCTGGCCTGA
- a CDS encoding FAD-dependent monooxygenase, giving the protein MTHSDATDVLVVGAGPVGLTAAVELRRRGVACRLVDRLPARLPYAKAVGIQPRTLEIWDRMGLVRAALDAAVPMRGQLSYVNGVEQPRIDLVLPPEVPYGFAALPQYETERILEEHLARYGTRIERGTALVSFAQDADGVTGRLVTASGAEEEVRTRYLVGCDGAHSAVRKGLGLSFEGGAFPEEYMLADVEVGWDLPYGYGVRATHHGADGAVDDLLVCIPLPGRGRYRMSMLVPPGLSAAGKGEAGKGEAGKGEAGKGEAGPGGAAARRGGVADAGGVAGPGGGTGPGGAGDGVAHGLGGGPEPALADIQAVLDRLAPQPVTASAMRWSSVFRISHRLVNRYGDGRVFVAGDAAHIHPPTGAQGMNTGIQDAYNLAWKLALAVEGAAHPQLLPSYGAERLPVGEEVVGRTVRHAVDGMDADPLDKRTLLLREAQLLVGYRGSPIVDGPASGAGEAGAAEPRPQEAGSADGLGRAAGRGPAGPRPGDRAPDCGGLTDAVAAYPLRLYDLLRDRTGHVLLLYRDGPEGAAPGEPVDELTLMALELIRGSRVEAFVVAAAGSTSGKVSTSGKVSTSGNAPTPGAASTAGEPPAAWSPLPVYRDGRGEFARAYGTDGPTVFVVRPDGYLGARLGPSSARELAAHLSGVLRM; this is encoded by the coding sequence GTGACGCACAGCGACGCAACGGACGTACTCGTCGTGGGCGCCGGCCCGGTCGGCCTGACCGCGGCGGTGGAGCTGCGGCGCCGCGGTGTCGCCTGCCGCCTCGTGGACCGCCTCCCGGCCAGGCTGCCGTACGCCAAGGCCGTCGGCATCCAGCCGCGCACGCTGGAGATATGGGACCGGATGGGCCTGGTGCGGGCCGCACTCGACGCGGCCGTCCCGATGCGCGGCCAGCTGTCGTACGTCAACGGCGTGGAGCAGCCCCGCATCGACCTCGTCCTGCCGCCCGAGGTGCCGTACGGCTTCGCCGCGCTCCCGCAGTACGAGACCGAGCGGATCCTCGAAGAGCACCTCGCCCGCTACGGCACCCGCATCGAACGCGGCACCGCACTCGTGTCGTTCGCGCAGGACGCCGACGGAGTGACCGGCCGGCTGGTCACGGCTTCCGGCGCGGAGGAAGAGGTCCGCACCCGCTACCTGGTGGGCTGCGACGGCGCGCACAGCGCGGTCCGCAAGGGACTCGGGCTCAGCTTCGAGGGCGGCGCGTTCCCGGAGGAGTACATGCTCGCCGACGTGGAGGTGGGCTGGGACCTGCCGTACGGATACGGGGTGCGGGCCACGCACCACGGCGCCGACGGAGCGGTCGACGACCTGCTGGTGTGCATCCCGCTGCCGGGCCGAGGCCGGTACCGCATGTCGATGCTGGTACCGCCCGGGCTGTCGGCGGCGGGGAAGGGGGAGGCGGGGAAGGGGGAGGCGGGGAAGGGGGAGGCGGGGAAGGGGGAGGCGGGGCCGGGCGGGGCCGCCGCCCGTCGGGGCGGGGTCGCGGATGCCGGCGGGGTCGCGGGTCCGGGCGGAGGCACGGGTCCGGGCGGGGCCGGGGACGGTGTCGCCCACGGGCTGGGGGGCGGGCCGGAGCCGGCGCTCGCCGACATCCAGGCGGTCCTGGACCGGCTCGCCCCGCAACCCGTCACCGCGTCCGCCATGCGCTGGTCCTCGGTGTTCCGGATCAGCCACCGGCTGGTGAACCGGTACGGCGACGGGCGGGTCTTCGTCGCCGGGGATGCCGCGCACATCCATCCGCCGACGGGCGCGCAGGGCATGAACACCGGCATCCAGGACGCCTACAACCTGGCCTGGAAGCTCGCCCTCGCGGTCGAGGGCGCGGCCCATCCGCAGCTGCTGCCGAGCTACGGCGCCGAACGCCTGCCGGTCGGCGAAGAGGTCGTCGGCCGGACGGTGCGGCACGCGGTCGACGGCATGGACGCGGACCCGCTGGACAAGCGGACCCTGCTGCTGCGCGAGGCCCAACTCCTCGTCGGCTACCGCGGCAGCCCGATCGTGGACGGGCCGGCGTCGGGGGCGGGCGAGGCGGGGGCGGCGGAACCGCGGCCGCAGGAGGCGGGGTCGGCCGACGGTCTCGGGAGGGCGGCCGGGCGCGGCCCCGCCGGCCCGCGGCCGGGCGACCGGGCCCCCGACTGCGGCGGCCTCACCGATGCCGTCGCCGCTTACCCGCTGCGACTGTACGACCTGCTGCGGGACCGCACCGGGCACGTCCTGCTGCTGTACCGGGACGGACCGGAAGGCGCGGCCCCGGGCGAGCCGGTTGACGAACTCACCCTGATGGCGCTGGAGTTGATCCGGGGCAGCCGGGTGGAGGCCTTCGTCGTGGCGGCCGCGGGGTCGACCTCGGGCAAGGTGTCGACCTCGGGCAAGGTGTCGACCTCGGGCAACGCGCCGACCCCGGGCGCGGCGTCGACCGCGGGCGAGCCGCCTGCCGCGTGGTCGCCGCTGCCCGTGTACCGCGACGGCCGGGGCGAGTTCGCGCGGGCCTACGGGACGGACGGCCCGACCGTGTTCGTGGTGCGACCGGACGGCTACCTCGGCGCCCGCCTCGGCCCGTCTTCGGCCCGTGAACTGGCCGCCCATCTCTCGGGTGTTCTGCGGATGTGA
- a CDS encoding pyroglutamyl peptidase, which translates to MTFLRFMAPAAALLASVLPLTANAPAHALPGPAAGTPALAATTDPACRTTATAPLDAEQARLADPRTTALTERSGLGDFVRRFPAALCTARTAGEAADLVDAWGEALWWSAVHRAQGRRTAGTLAPGDDRPLYWVRLAMTVQLARWEPGFTVDRAALRVRFEDASRGLADNGFTGSPGVRRVFISGFDPFGLDAEIRRANPSGSAALRLNGRRVTLADGTRAEIRAVLLPVRYADFDRGIVERAFAPRMTAGPRAADLVTTVSQGYPGIFTLEEWAGRSRSADPYPDNTGTLSGGTYERPVTAPGMGPGAEFIRTTLPADAITAAVQSPYPVLLNAAVTEIPAGGSEPVDREDGPTPGSRAVAGGGGGYLSNEVAYRSNRLRLELAPALPGGHLHTPVLTGLPADPQQLTGPDFERNETAIADEIRAVLERAAAAGTATGAVPEAATAKGVKPSAASALR; encoded by the coding sequence ATGACGTTCTTACGGTTCATGGCGCCCGCCGCCGCTCTTCTTGCTTCCGTCCTCCCCCTCACCGCGAACGCCCCCGCGCACGCGCTTCCCGGGCCCGCCGCCGGAACCCCCGCCCTCGCCGCCACCACGGACCCGGCCTGCCGCACCACGGCCACCGCCCCGCTCGACGCCGAGCAGGCGCGCCTGGCGGACCCCCGCACCACGGCCCTCACCGAACGCTCGGGCCTGGGCGACTTCGTCCGGCGCTTCCCCGCCGCCCTGTGCACCGCGCGCACCGCCGGCGAGGCGGCGGACCTCGTCGACGCCTGGGGCGAGGCGCTGTGGTGGTCCGCCGTGCACCGGGCCCAGGGCCGCCGGACGGCCGGCACCCTCGCGCCCGGCGACGACCGGCCGCTCTACTGGGTCCGGCTGGCGATGACCGTCCAACTCGCCCGCTGGGAACCCGGGTTCACCGTGGACCGGGCCGCACTGCGGGTCCGCTTCGAGGACGCCTCCCGGGGCCTCGCCGACAACGGCTTCACCGGATCGCCGGGCGTCCGCCGGGTGTTCATCAGCGGCTTCGACCCGTTCGGCCTCGACGCCGAGATCCGCCGCGCCAACCCGTCCGGCTCCGCCGCCCTGCGCCTCAACGGCCGCCGGGTGACCCTCGCCGACGGAACCCGCGCCGAGATCAGGGCCGTGCTGCTGCCGGTGCGCTACGCCGACTTCGACCGGGGGATCGTCGAGCGGGCCTTCGCGCCGCGCATGACCGCCGGCCCGCGCGCCGCCGACCTCGTCACCACCGTCAGCCAGGGCTACCCCGGCATCTTCACCCTGGAGGAATGGGCGGGCCGTTCGCGTTCGGCCGACCCCTACCCCGACAACACCGGCACTCTGTCGGGAGGCACGTACGAGCGGCCGGTCACGGCCCCCGGCATGGGTCCCGGGGCCGAGTTCATCCGTACGACGCTGCCCGCCGACGCGATCACCGCGGCCGTGCAGAGCCCCTACCCCGTACTCCTCAACGCCGCCGTGACCGAGATCCCCGCGGGCGGCAGCGAACCCGTGGACCGCGAGGACGGGCCCACCCCCGGCTCCCGGGCCGTCGCGGGCGGCGGAGGCGGATACCTGTCGAACGAGGTGGCGTACCGCTCCAACCGGCTGCGCCTCGAACTCGCCCCGGCGCTTCCCGGCGGACACCTCCACACCCCGGTCCTCACCGGGCTGCCGGCCGACCCGCAGCAGCTGACCGGCCCCGACTTCGAGCGCAACGAGACGGCCATCGCGGACGAGATCCGCGCCGTCCTCGAACGGGCCGCGGCGGCCGGCACGGCCACGGGTGCCGTGCCCGAGGCGGCCACGGCCAAGGGCGTCAAGCCCTCCGCCGCCTCCGCCCTGCGCTGA
- a CDS encoding TetR/AcrR family transcriptional regulator, whose protein sequence is MTDRPYHHGNLKSALLDAAVDAIEQSGPAALSLRDLARRAGVSHAAPAHHFGDKAGLLTELAAQGYDLLADAVRAAGPDLVEAGVAYVRFAVDHRAHFEVMFQPGLHRPDDPELLAASRRADRALTEALTASVPARAAEPEARLAAWSIVHGFAALWISGALPRQAGEDPSATARTVVRNLFNA, encoded by the coding sequence ATGACCGACCGCCCCTATCACCACGGCAACCTCAAGAGCGCCCTGCTCGACGCCGCCGTCGACGCGATCGAGCAGAGCGGCCCGGCCGCGCTGAGCCTGCGCGACCTGGCACGGCGCGCCGGCGTCTCGCACGCGGCCCCCGCCCACCACTTCGGCGACAAGGCCGGCCTCCTGACGGAACTGGCCGCCCAGGGCTACGACCTGCTGGCCGACGCGGTGCGGGCGGCCGGGCCGGACCTGGTGGAGGCGGGCGTCGCGTACGTCCGTTTCGCCGTCGACCACCGGGCGCACTTCGAGGTGATGTTCCAGCCGGGGCTGCACCGCCCCGACGACCCGGAGCTGCTGGCCGCGAGCCGCCGCGCGGACCGGGCGCTGACCGAGGCGCTCACCGCGTCCGTGCCCGCGCGCGCGGCGGAGCCCGAGGCCCGGCTGGCGGCCTGGTCGATCGTGCACGGCTTCGCCGCCCTGTGGATCAGCGGCGCGCTGCCGCGCCAGGCCGGCGAGGACCCGTCGGCCACCGCACGCACCGTGGTCAGGAACCTCTTCAACGCCTGA
- a CDS encoding DoxX family protein, translating to MEPLIALVVGFLGARLAGLAGVEALDGWHPALRVGLAAMFLLTGFAHFFPKLRATLVAMVPPALPRRELLVTVTGLLEFAGAALILVPATAAWAAAGFILLMLAMFPANVSAARRDLPGATRLVPRTALQVVFITAAALTLA from the coding sequence ATGGAACCCCTGATCGCTCTCGTCGTCGGATTCCTCGGCGCCCGCCTGGCCGGACTGGCCGGGGTCGAGGCGCTCGACGGCTGGCACCCGGCGCTGCGCGTCGGACTGGCGGCGATGTTCCTGCTCACCGGCTTCGCGCACTTCTTCCCGAAGCTGCGCGCCACGCTCGTCGCCATGGTCCCGCCCGCCCTGCCCCGGCGCGAGCTGCTCGTCACGGTGACGGGCCTGCTCGAATTCGCCGGCGCGGCACTCATCCTGGTCCCGGCCACCGCGGCCTGGGCGGCGGCCGGATTCATCCTCCTGATGCTCGCGATGTTCCCGGCGAACGTCTCGGCCGCGCGCCGCGACCTCCCCGGCGCCACCCGCCTCGTACCCCGAACCGCCCTGCAGGTGGTCTTCATCACCGCCGCGGCCCTCACCCTCGCCTGA
- a CDS encoding DUF4389 domain-containing protein: MATGWDSRPVTDPAGAEWLPALDIPAPGRQRRWTVLLRWLLLLPQYIVLFVLTIAAFFTTVVGWFAALFLGRLPAAIHDFLASFLAYQTRVTASSLLLVDRYPPFSFDAPDHPVQIEVRATSLNRLAVLFRLILMIPAAVIVNLLQAGWMALAWIFWLITLVLGRMPEPLFAATAAVARYRMRLNAYVMMLTAAYPKALFGDEPLPAAAGPAPSATRPLLLDTASKVLVVVFLVLGLAAHVLSPITTTDGDGSDGTDDIGISRPRPATP; this comes from the coding sequence ATGGCGACAGGATGGGACTCCCGTCCCGTGACGGACCCGGCGGGCGCCGAGTGGCTCCCGGCGCTCGACATCCCCGCGCCCGGGCGGCAGCGCCGGTGGACCGTACTGCTGCGCTGGCTGCTCCTGCTGCCGCAGTACATCGTGCTTTTCGTGCTGACCATCGCGGCGTTCTTCACCACGGTCGTCGGCTGGTTCGCGGCGCTGTTCCTGGGGCGGCTGCCGGCCGCGATCCACGACTTCCTCGCGTCGTTCCTCGCGTACCAGACGCGGGTGACGGCGAGTTCGCTGCTGCTGGTGGACCGCTACCCGCCGTTCTCCTTCGACGCGCCCGACCACCCGGTGCAGATCGAGGTGCGCGCCACGTCGCTGAACCGGCTCGCGGTGCTCTTCCGGCTGATCCTGATGATCCCGGCGGCCGTGATCGTGAACCTGCTCCAGGCCGGCTGGATGGCCCTCGCCTGGATCTTCTGGCTGATCACCCTCGTCCTCGGGCGCATGCCGGAGCCGCTGTTCGCGGCGACCGCGGCGGTGGCGCGGTACCGGATGCGGCTGAACGCGTACGTGATGATGCTGACGGCCGCCTACCCCAAGGCGCTGTTCGGCGACGAGCCGCTGCCGGCCGCCGCCGGGCCGGCCCCTTCGGCCACCCGGCCGCTGCTGCTCGACACGGCGTCCAAGGTCCTGGTCGTGGTCTTCCTCGTGCTAGGCCTCGCCGCGCACGTCCTGTCCCCCATCACGACCACCGACGGCGACGGCTCGGACGGCACCGACGACATCGGAATCTCCCGGCCCCGGCCCGCCACCCCCTGA
- a CDS encoding response regulator transcription factor: MAEVSATEVEADPVTVLLVDDHPMFLEGLRGTLLPQEGFHVVGEASTAEEAAALSAGTRPQVVVLDLGLPDASGIELTRRLLSDRPDARVLVLSMSDDDDNVLAAMRAGAGGYLVKGADRAEILAAVRTVAAGGAVFGPRVAARLQSFFDSLAAAPGRQAFPDLTPRELEILDLLARGLEYRQIARRLTISDKTVRNHVTNIFTKLQVNDRAQAIVRARNAGLGTDGAATGASGEG, from the coding sequence ATGGCGGAAGTGAGCGCGACTGAGGTCGAGGCGGACCCGGTGACGGTCCTGCTGGTCGACGACCACCCGATGTTCCTGGAGGGGCTGCGGGGGACGCTGCTTCCACAGGAGGGCTTCCACGTGGTGGGCGAGGCCTCCACGGCGGAGGAGGCGGCCGCGCTCAGCGCGGGCACCCGGCCGCAGGTGGTGGTGCTGGACCTGGGCTTGCCCGACGCGTCGGGCATCGAACTCACCAGGCGCCTGCTGAGCGACCGGCCGGACGCCCGGGTGCTGGTGCTGAGCATGTCGGACGACGACGACAACGTCCTCGCGGCCATGCGCGCCGGGGCGGGCGGCTACCTCGTCAAGGGCGCCGACCGTGCGGAGATCCTCGCGGCGGTACGGACGGTCGCGGCGGGCGGGGCGGTCTTCGGCCCGCGGGTGGCCGCCCGGCTTCAGTCGTTCTTCGACTCGCTCGCGGCCGCGCCGGGGCGCCAGGCGTTCCCCGATCTGACGCCGCGCGAGCTGGAGATCCTCGACCTGCTGGCACGCGGCCTGGAGTACCGCCAGATCGCGCGGCGGCTGACCATCTCGGACAAGACGGTCCGCAACCACGTCACGAACATCTTCACCAAGCTCCAGGTCAACGACCGGGCGCAGGCGATCGTCCGCGCGCGGAACGCGGGTCTGGGGACGGACGGCGCCGCGACGGGGGCGTCGGGCGAGGGCTGA